One window of Fibrobacter sp. UWH6 genomic DNA carries:
- a CDS encoding c-type cytochrome: MDVRFKFLVGVFVLVSGLFALDFALPEVTPELKTNAREFFDDECKGCHRWARKFAAPPMHDNAAQYESNPQELVQYLMHPTPKHPEEWPAMDITPLTEPQAKMMTAWLLYLLKNPDDQTRPK, from the coding sequence ATGGATGTTCGTTTTAAGTTTTTAGTCGGTGTGTTTGTGCTGGTGAGCGGCCTGTTCGCTCTTGATTTTGCCTTGCCCGAGGTAACCCCGGAACTTAAGACCAACGCCCGTGAGTTTTTCGATGACGAGTGCAAGGGCTGTCATCGTTGGGCCCGAAAGTTTGCCGCCCCTCCCATGCACGACAACGCCGCCCAATACGAGTCTAACCCCCAGGAACTGGTGCAGTACTTGATGCACCCCACGCCCAAGCACCCCGAAGAATGGCCCGCCATGGACATTACGCCCCTGACCGAGCCCCAGGCCAAGATGATGACGGCCTGGCTTCTGTACCTGCTAAAGAATCCCGATGACCAGACGAGGCCCAAATGA
- a CDS encoding 4Fe-4S dicluster domain-containing protein, producing MNRREFIKACSLMAAAGLLFGCRKIPFVGETPSAPSLKRFQDEVKLALSKAKESLNLVRVNAPGPLKVAGASHVNRFGMAIDLDACDGCGKCILACNLENNVPLVTDEAAADGRFMHWIEPHGAAPFMCAHCEDAPCEKVCPTGAANHTPDGVSAMMYKRCAGSRFCGANCPMHARKFNFNDAQKMGLAHQFNSQVPLREKGVMEKCSLCLHRLQDDRARFKTEAALLPNGGEWLGRGVKTACAEACPKGAIVFGNWLDEKSPLVEATRNRQLYAPKELAAFGPSVVYMMGKR from the coding sequence ATGAACCGTCGTGAATTCATTAAGGCATGTTCTCTGATGGCTGCGGCCGGCCTGCTGTTTGGCTGCCGCAAGATTCCCTTTGTGGGGGAGACCCCTTCGGCCCCCAGCCTAAAGCGATTCCAGGACGAAGTCAAGCTGGCCCTTTCGAAGGCCAAGGAAAGTTTGAACCTGGTGCGAGTCAATGCGCCCGGCCCCTTGAAGGTCGCCGGAGCCTCTCACGTCAACCGCTTTGGCATGGCCATCGACCTGGATGCCTGCGACGGTTGCGGCAAATGCATTCTGGCTTGCAACCTAGAGAATAATGTGCCGCTGGTAACCGACGAAGCCGCCGCCGACGGTCGCTTTATGCATTGGATCGAACCACACGGAGCCGCCCCCTTTATGTGCGCCCACTGCGAGGACGCACCCTGCGAAAAAGTTTGCCCCACAGGAGCCGCCAACCACACACCCGACGGCGTTAGCGCCATGATGTACAAGCGTTGCGCCGGCTCCCGTTTTTGCGGAGCCAACTGCCCCATGCATGCCCGCAAGTTCAACTTTAACGATGCTCAGAAAATGGGACTGGCTCACCAGTTCAATTCTCAGGTTCCCCTCCGCGAAAAAGGCGTCATGGAAAAATGCAGCCTTTGCCTCCATCGCCTTCAAGATGACCGCGCCCGCTTCAAGACCGAGGCCGCCCTTTTGCCCAATGGCGGTGAATGGCTTGGTCGCGGTGTAAAGACCGCCTGTGCCGAAGCCTGCCCCAAGGGGGCGATCGTTTTCGGAAACTGGCTAGACGAAAAGTCGCCCCTGGTTGAGGCCACCCGAAACCGTCAACTGTATGCGCCCAAGGAACTGGCTGCCTTTGGTCCGTCTGTTGTCTACATGATGGGGAAGCGCTAG
- a CDS encoding manganese efflux pump: MGIIEIIVIAIVEAMDCFAVSIATGLSKTGIPYSRALLQSISFGVFQGGMTLLGYFLGNFAERWFSSIGTPIACTILCILGGRMIWGAVRGSDEAAEASAKNLSVANILLMSVATSIDAFAVGISFAFINANMVFATSAIAVASFMMGVIGYEIGRRAAKQFKTKIPEIIAGIILIGIGVKMLF; encoded by the coding sequence ATGGGTATTATCGAAATCATCGTTATCGCCATTGTAGAAGCCATGGATTGCTTCGCGGTTTCCATCGCTACGGGTTTAAGCAAGACAGGGATCCCCTATTCCAGGGCATTACTTCAATCTATTTCCTTTGGAGTTTTCCAGGGCGGCATGACCTTGCTGGGGTATTTCCTGGGCAACTTTGCAGAACGTTGGTTCAGCTCCATCGGCACCCCCATCGCCTGCACCATCCTCTGCATTCTGGGCGGACGCATGATCTGGGGCGCAGTCCGTGGTAGCGACGAGGCGGCAGAGGCCAGCGCCAAGAACCTGAGCGTCGCCAACATTTTGCTCATGTCCGTCGCCACAAGCATCGACGCCTTTGCCGTGGGAATTTCATTCGCCTTTATTAACGCCAACATGGTGTTCGCCACTTCGGCAATCGCCGTGGCCAGTTTTATGATGGGAGTTATCGGTTACGAAATCGGCCGCCGTGCCGCAAAGCAGTTCAAGACCAAGATTCCCGAGATTATTGCAGGAATCATCCTCATTGGCATCGGCGTAAAAATGTTATTCTAA
- a CDS encoding cytochrome c3 family protein, translating to MKFLGLAFAIVCAFLLGDFLWSQSPVDSRVGNANFKDNAIPFDHQLHGDSIGMDCAACHSGSRSGGRALLPSKRDCMDCHRLPLTESEGIEKLDEVLAKAPEEPWKVVPKLPEHVVFHHGVHNAAGVKCADCHGGVARNNYGGEKFDMKSCLQCHRGETFQDRQFKKAATYCAACHR from the coding sequence ATGAAGTTTCTGGGCTTGGCATTTGCCATTGTCTGTGCCTTCTTGCTTGGGGATTTCCTTTGGAGCCAGAGCCCTGTGGATTCTCGGGTAGGAAACGCAAACTTTAAAGACAACGCAATTCCCTTCGATCATCAGCTTCATGGTGACTCCATCGGCATGGACTGTGCCGCCTGCCATAGCGGATCCCGTTCCGGTGGGCGGGCCCTGCTGCCTTCTAAGAGGGACTGCATGGATTGCCACCGCCTGCCTTTAACCGAAAGCGAAGGCATCGAAAAGCTGGATGAAGTTTTGGCCAAGGCTCCCGAAGAACCCTGGAAGGTGGTCCCCAAGCTGCCGGAACATGTGGTGTTCCATCACGGCGTTCATAATGCCGCCGGCGTAAAATGTGCCGATTGCCATGGGGGTGTCGCCCGCAACAACTACGGCGGCGAAAAGTTCGACATGAAGTCTTGCCTGCAGTGCCATCGGGGCGAAACATTCCAGGATCGCCAATTCAAGAAGGCGGCCACTTACTGCGCCGCATGCCATAGGTAA